In Zingiber officinale cultivar Zhangliang chromosome 6A, Zo_v1.1, whole genome shotgun sequence, a single genomic region encodes these proteins:
- the LOC121997157 gene encoding U-box domain-containing protein 4-like isoform X3 gives MDSSPYLLGVESQVLKLIEESKSDSADLQRCATGSGIPEAKENSAATLSSLAKIEENRVQIGESGAIGPLVELLANGTPRGKEDAVTALYNLSKCRANMVRIAQSGAVAHLVGLIDHAAAGLVDKAVTILANLATTSEGRIAIGQDGVSALVDVVELGSSRGKENAAAALLQLCRSSSKYCRVVLQQGGVPSLVALSRCGTPRAKEKASSLLNYFQKQREAYAGNKAELHDPMCFVG, from the exons ATGGATTCCAGTCCTTATCTATTAGGCGTTGAATCCCAAGTACTCAAGCTGATTGAAGAATCGAAAAGCGATTCTGCAGATCTGCAGAGATGTGCTACCG GATCAGGCATCCCTGAAGCAAAAGAGAACTCTGCGGCAACATTGAGTAGTCTCGCGAAAATCGAGGAGAACCGAGTTCAGATAGGCGAGTCCGGTGCTATCGGCCCTCTGGTAGAATTGCTCGCGAATGGAACTCCACGAGGAAAGGAAGATGCAGTGACGGCGCTCTATAATCTGTCGAAATGCCGTGCCAACATGGTTAGGATCGCGCAGTCTGGAGCAGTAGCCCATTTGGTCGGCCTGATAGACCATGCTGCAGCTGGCTTGGTCGACAAGGCCGTGACCATTTTAGCAAATCTCGCAACTACGTCAGAAGGAAGAATTGCAATAGGGCAAGATGGGGTATCAGCACTGGTGGATGTCGTTGAACTGGGATCTTCCCGTGGAAAGGAAAATGCCGCCGCAGCTTTGCTTCAACTATGCAGGAGTAGCAGTAAATATTGCCGTGTAGTTCTGCAACAAGGTGGTGTGCCGTCGCTGGTAGCATTGTCGCGTTGTGGCACGCCACGAGCTAAAGAAAAG GCTTCGTCTCtgctaaattattttcaaaagcaaCGAGAAGCTTATGCTGGGAATAA GGCGGAGCTCCACGATCCTATGTGTTTTGTAGGATAG
- the LOC121997157 gene encoding U-box domain-containing protein 4-like isoform X1, whose amino-acid sequence MDSSPYLLGVESQVLKLIEESKSDSADLQRCATGELRLLSQCSENRNVIADCGVVNLLVGLLHSSDPATQVNAVTVLLNLSIDDRNKISIANYANAIVSLIDVLIGSGIPEAKENSAATLSSLAKIEENRVQIGESGAIGPLVELLANGTPRGKEDAVTALYNLSKCRANMVRIAQSGAVAHLVGLIDHAAAGLVDKAVTILANLATTSEGRIAIGQDGVSALVDVVELGSSRGKENAAAALLQLCRSSSKYCRVVLQQGGVPSLVALSRCGTPRAKEKASSLLNYFQKQREAYAGNKAELHDPMCFVG is encoded by the exons ATGGATTCCAGTCCTTATCTATTAGGCGTTGAATCCCAAGTACTCAAGCTGATTGAAGAATCGAAAAGCGATTCTGCAGATCTGCAGAGATGTGCTACCGGTGAGCTGCGCCTGCTTTCACAATGTTCAGAAAATAGGAACGTGATTGCAGATTGTGGAGTCGTAAACTTACTGGTCGGCTTGCTTCATTCATCGGACCCTGCGACTCAAGTGAATGCAGTGACGGTGCTGCTGAATTTGTCGATCGATGACAGAAACAAGATCTCCATTGCAAATTATGCTAATGCCATAGTTTCCCTGATTGATGTGCTTATAGGATCAGGCATCCCTGAAGCAAAAGAGAACTCTGCGGCAACATTGAGTAGTCTCGCGAAAATCGAGGAGAACCGAGTTCAGATAGGCGAGTCCGGTGCTATCGGCCCTCTGGTAGAATTGCTCGCGAATGGAACTCCACGAGGAAAGGAAGATGCAGTGACGGCGCTCTATAATCTGTCGAAATGCCGTGCCAACATGGTTAGGATCGCGCAGTCTGGAGCAGTAGCCCATTTGGTCGGCCTGATAGACCATGCTGCAGCTGGCTTGGTCGACAAGGCCGTGACCATTTTAGCAAATCTCGCAACTACGTCAGAAGGAAGAATTGCAATAGGGCAAGATGGGGTATCAGCACTGGTGGATGTCGTTGAACTGGGATCTTCCCGTGGAAAGGAAAATGCCGCCGCAGCTTTGCTTCAACTATGCAGGAGTAGCAGTAAATATTGCCGTGTAGTTCTGCAACAAGGTGGTGTGCCGTCGCTGGTAGCATTGTCGCGTTGTGGCACGCCACGAGCTAAAGAAAAG GCTTCGTCTCtgctaaattattttcaaaagcaaCGAGAAGCTTATGCTGGGAATAA GGCGGAGCTCCACGATCCTATGTGTTTTGTAGGATAG
- the LOC121997157 gene encoding U-box domain-containing protein 4-like isoform X2: protein MDSSPYLLGVESQVLKLIEESKSDSADLQRCATGELRLLSQCSENRNVIADCGVVNLLVGLLHSSDPATQVNAVTVLLNLSIDDRNKISIANYANAIVSLIDVLIGSGIPEAKENSAATLSSLAKIEENRVQIGESGAIGPLVELLANGTPRGKEDAVTALYNLSKCRANMVRIAQSGAVAHLVGLIDHAAAGLVDKAVTILANLATTSEGRIAIGQDGVSALVDVVELGSSRGKENAAAALLQLCRSSSKYCRVVLQQGGVPSLVALSRCGTPRAKEKASSLLNYFQKQREAYAGNK from the exons ATGGATTCCAGTCCTTATCTATTAGGCGTTGAATCCCAAGTACTCAAGCTGATTGAAGAATCGAAAAGCGATTCTGCAGATCTGCAGAGATGTGCTACCGGTGAGCTGCGCCTGCTTTCACAATGTTCAGAAAATAGGAACGTGATTGCAGATTGTGGAGTCGTAAACTTACTGGTCGGCTTGCTTCATTCATCGGACCCTGCGACTCAAGTGAATGCAGTGACGGTGCTGCTGAATTTGTCGATCGATGACAGAAACAAGATCTCCATTGCAAATTATGCTAATGCCATAGTTTCCCTGATTGATGTGCTTATAGGATCAGGCATCCCTGAAGCAAAAGAGAACTCTGCGGCAACATTGAGTAGTCTCGCGAAAATCGAGGAGAACCGAGTTCAGATAGGCGAGTCCGGTGCTATCGGCCCTCTGGTAGAATTGCTCGCGAATGGAACTCCACGAGGAAAGGAAGATGCAGTGACGGCGCTCTATAATCTGTCGAAATGCCGTGCCAACATGGTTAGGATCGCGCAGTCTGGAGCAGTAGCCCATTTGGTCGGCCTGATAGACCATGCTGCAGCTGGCTTGGTCGACAAGGCCGTGACCATTTTAGCAAATCTCGCAACTACGTCAGAAGGAAGAATTGCAATAGGGCAAGATGGGGTATCAGCACTGGTGGATGTCGTTGAACTGGGATCTTCCCGTGGAAAGGAAAATGCCGCCGCAGCTTTGCTTCAACTATGCAGGAGTAGCAGTAAATATTGCCGTGTAGTTCTGCAACAAGGTGGTGTGCCGTCGCTGGTAGCATTGTCGCGTTGTGGCACGCCACGAGCTAAAGAAAAG GCTTCGTCTCtgctaaattattttcaaaagcaaCGAGAAGCTTATGCTGGGAATAAGTGA